The Kroppenstedtia pulmonis genome has a segment encoding these proteins:
- a CDS encoding DMT family transporter gives MSRVRLIGYIQVGLSMVIVGSLVTASKLTVDRIPPNLASELRFLVASAVLLLLLYRREGGLQLRRNRPYLNLLFWQAFFGTYLFNLCLMYGVKWTTGVESGIITSFTPAAVGLLSFLLLRERPGWVQWTGILFVVLGTGVIQVPGAAGEGGQETITLWGNLLVLAAVISEGFFITLGKKSTHYVSPLYVSTLVSLYGVLFFLPGTLWELRHFDWTSVPWEGWALILYNALIVTVVGFQLMYTGVSRLPASSAGMMTGLMPVSAVFLSALLLGEPVTWIHGVGILAVLTGIVLISVKDTEPTTTD, from the coding sequence ATGTCCAGGGTTCGATTGATCGGTTATATCCAGGTAGGGTTGTCGATGGTGATTGTGGGAAGTTTGGTAACGGCCAGTAAGTTGACGGTGGATCGGATTCCTCCGAATTTGGCATCGGAGTTGCGCTTTTTAGTAGCCTCGGCGGTGTTGCTCCTGTTGTTGTACCGCAGGGAAGGCGGGTTGCAGTTACGACGGAACCGTCCCTACCTGAATCTCCTGTTTTGGCAGGCTTTTTTCGGCACTTATCTGTTTAACCTATGTTTGATGTACGGAGTGAAGTGGACCACCGGGGTGGAAAGCGGGATAATCACCAGCTTTACCCCGGCGGCTGTGGGGCTTCTCTCTTTCCTTCTGCTACGGGAACGTCCCGGATGGGTCCAATGGACGGGAATTTTATTCGTGGTTCTGGGGACAGGGGTGATTCAAGTCCCAGGGGCAGCGGGGGAAGGAGGGCAGGAAACGATCACCCTCTGGGGCAATCTGTTGGTGCTGGCGGCAGTGATCAGTGAGGGATTTTTTATCACATTGGGAAAAAAATCGACTCATTACGTCTCTCCTCTCTATGTGTCCACACTGGTCAGCCTGTATGGGGTCTTGTTCTTCCTTCCGGGGACCCTGTGGGAGCTCCGCCATTTTGACTGGACCTCGGTTCCATGGGAAGGATGGGCTCTTATTCTCTACAATGCCCTGATCGTTACTGTCGTTGGCTTCCAGCTGATGTATACCGGGGTCTCCCGATTACCCGCCAGCTCGGCGGGAATGATGACGGGACTGATGCCGGTAAGTGCAGTTTTCTTATCTGCTCTTCTGCTGGGTGAACCTGTCACATGGATCCACGGGGTAGGCATCCTCGCAGTTCTGACAGGAATCGTTCTCATCTCTGTGA